The Aphis gossypii isolate Hap1 unplaced genomic scaffold, ASM2018417v2 Contig00698, whole genome shotgun sequence genome includes a window with the following:
- the LOC126555072 gene encoding THAP domain-containing protein 1-like, with translation MPVSCSVHGCTNRQIRGCSQHFFKFPLKDSNKLQLWIDAVKRKGFNPNNSSRVCSDHFLRSDFVAKPGGSYKLMLKNESVPSLLMSGSLEPPKKVFNTEIIHETQLQSTSMTITPDLNTTILKSQESIESVAIDLSITSTPPNINLTPIKTPHSISPLLKTP, from the exons ATGCCAGTCTCATGCTCAGTGCATGGATGTACAAATAGACAGATACGTGGTTGttcccaacatttttttaa GTTTCCTTTAAAAGATTCCAATAAACTACAATTGTGGATTGATGCAGTTAAGCGTAAAGGATTTAATCCGAATAATTCTAGTAGAGTGTGTAGTGACCATTTTTTACGCTCCGATTTTGTAGCAAAACCTGGAGGAAGTTATAAATTgatgttaaaaaatgaatcaGTTCCTTCCCTTCTTATGTCTGGAAGTTTGGAACCACCTAAAAAAGTGTTTAATACTGAAATTATTCATGAAACACAACTACAAAGTACTAGTATGACAATTACACCTGACTTAAATACTACTATTTTGAAATCACAGGAATCTATTGAATCAGTTGCTATTGATTTATCTATCACTAGTACACcaccaaatattaatttaacacccATCAAAACACCACACTCTATATCTCCTTTATTAAAGACACCTTAA